TATACATAAAAAAGATAAAATATTAGGATATAAGCTAAATGATGACTACGCCATAAACTCTGCATTCCATTACGATATACTTAGAGAAACGACTGCTAAAGATATAAAAGAGATGATTTTGCCGTTTGAGATAAGAAATTTAAGCTCATATCTTTATGGATTTAAATTTGAGGGTGTTTATGTAAAAGCATTAATTTTAAATTTGATTTTATGTTGTTTAAGTATGCTTTTATATGGAAAATCTGAGCTGATAAGGCATATTTTTGTTTTAATATTTGGTATTTACGGATTTATAGCCATGATATTTATGGCGCCGTAATTTTTTGTAACCTTGACAAAGATAGACTAAAGTTGTATAATACTCTTCATATAAAGTTTAAGGAGCAAAAATGGCAAATATATTTGAAGAATTAACCGATCAAACTAGAAGTTTAGTTGAAAATTCACTGAGCCTTGCTATAGGCAACAAAAACCCAGAAGCCTTGAGTTTGCACATGCTTTGGGCATTAGTCGCAGATAGTAGCTCTATACTAAATCAAATTTTTAATAAAACAAATGTAAGCAAAGATGCAGTTTTACTAGACATAAAAAGTCGCGCCTCTAAGCTTCTTACTAGCTCAAACGTTAGTAGAGAGAATATCAAAGTTTCAAGCGAACTTGTAAATAGCTTAGAAAATGCAAAAGCCGTTATGATAAGCTTAGGCGATAGTTATATCGCTGTTGATACTTGGATTTTAGGTAATCTTGACAAAGAGCCTTTGAAAGAAATTTTAAGTAAATATATAAATTTAATAGAGCTTAAAAAAGAGCTAGAAGCCATTCGCGGCGGTCGCACAGTAGATACTCAAACTAGCGATGAAACTCTTGATAGTCTTTCTAAATTTGGAGTAGATCTTACTAAAAAAGCAAGTGATGGAGAGCTTGATCCTGTTATCGGAAGAGATGAAGAGATAACTAGAATGATGCAAATTCTCATACGTAAAACTAAAAATAACCCTATCTTGCTAGGTGAGCCAGGAGTTGGAAAAACAGCTATAGTAGAGAGTTTAGCTCAACTTATAGTAAAAAAAGCAGTTCCTACTAGTCTTGTAAATAAACGCGTCATCGCTCTTGATATGAGTGCTCTTATCGCCGGAGCAAAATATCGTGGCGAGTTTGAAGATCGTCTTAAAGCAGTAGTAGAAGAGGTTAAAAAAGCGGGAAACATCATACTCTTTATAGACGAAATTCACACTATCGTAGGAGCCGGAGCTAGCGAGGGCAGTATGGATGCTGCAAATATACTAAAACCAGCTCTTGCTAGAGGCGAGCTTCACGCTGTTGGAGCTACTACTCTTAAAGAGTATCGCAAGTATTTTGAAAAAGACGCAGCCTTGCAGCGCCGTTTCCAGCCAGTAAATGTTGCTGAGCCTAGTGTAAATGAAGCTTTGCAAATTTTACGTGGTATCAAAGACAAGCTAGAAGTTCATCATAACGTAAATATCACAGATAGCGCTCTTGTGGCTGCTGCAAAACTAAGCGATAGATATATAAGCGGTAGATTTTTACCAGATAAAGCTATAGACTTGATCGATGAAGCCGCAGCTGAGCTTAAAATGCAGATCGAAAGCGAACCTTATGAGCTATCAAAGGCTAAAAGAGAGATCGAAACTCTAATAGTCGAAAAAGAAGCTTTAAAAATGGAAAATAGTGATAAAAATAGCGAACGTCTTAATGAGATAGAAAAAGAGGTTGCAAATTTAAATGAGAAAAAATCCGGATTAGAAGCTAAATTTAAAAATGAAAAAGCGGTATTTAACGGTATAAGCGAAGCTAAAAAACAGATAGAAAGTCTTAAAAATGAAGCTGAGCTTGCAAAAAGAAATAACGCTTATGAAAAAGCCGCAGAGATAGAGTACGGCAAGATCCCAGAGGCAAGTGCTAAGATAAAAGAGCTAGAAGCCAAATGGGAAGAGATGAAAAAAGACGGAGTTTTGCTTAAAAACGAAGTTGATGAGGATATGGTAGCGGGTATTCTTAGTAAATGGACTGGAATTTCAGTAAAGCGTATGCTAACTAGCGAAAAGGAGAAATTTTTACAAGTAGAAGAGTATCTTAGACGTAACGTAGTAGGACAAGACGCCGCACTTCACGCTCTTTCACGCGCCATAAAACGAAACAAAGCAGGGCTTAGCAGTCAAAATAGACCGATCGGTAGCTTTTTGTTTTTAGGGCCTACTGGAGTTGGTAAAACAGAGAGTGCAAAGGCGTTAGCTAGGTTTTTATTTGACGATGAAAAAGCACTTATTCGTTTTGATATGAGTGAATATATGGAAAAACACAGCGTCTCAAGACTGCTTGGTGCGCCTCCTGGATACGTTGGGTATGATGAGGGCGGACAATTAACCGAAGCAGTTCGTAGAAAACCTTATAGTGTGATACTTTTTGATGAGGTTGAAAAGGCTCATAAAGACGTATTTAATATACTACTTGGGATTTTAGATGATGGAAGGGCGACAGATAACAAAGGCGTTACTGTGGATTTTAAAAATACTATCATCATTTTAACTAGCAATATAGGCTCTTCTGCGATATCAAATTTAAGTGGAGACGAGAGAGAAAATGCGGTAAAAGATGCGTTAAAAGAGTATTTTAAACCTGAGTTTTTAAATAGATTAGATGATTGTGTAATCTTTAATCCTCTTGGCGCAAATGAGCTTAGTGGCATAGTTTCTATAATGTTTAAAGAGCTAGAAGCTACTCTTCAAAACAGAGGTATCAAGGCTGTTCTTGATGACAGCGCTAAAGAGTTTATAGCTAAAGCAGGATTTGATCCGGTGTATGGTGCGCGTCCTCTTAGAAGAGCTCTTTATGAGTTAGTCGAAGATAAACTTGCTGAGATGATACTAAAAGATGAGCTAAAAAGCGGTGATAGCATAAAAATATCTGCGATTAATGATGAAATAGTGGTAAATTTAGTCGGCTAGACTAGCATCGCTTTTTTATTTTTGTGGTTTTTGATATCAGGATTTCTAGTATCAAAACCACAAATATTATCCCATATGAAAGAGCTAAATTTAATTACGGGTGGAGCTTTAAATAGCATTTTTTGGCTCAGCTTTTATACTGGTATGAAGTGGCAATGAGCTTTTAAACGACGTTTATTCAAGTGATGATATGGCAAATACGAAAGTTACAAAAGATAGATAAATAGTTTGCATATTTAAATCGTGGTGTAGATAAGCGAATTTCAAAGCTAAAATGCGTTAAATAACGCAAATTTGCTAGAATTAAATAGCAAGCAAATACAAGAGCAAAGATTATCTTAATTTTACCAAAATTATAAATTTATTAAAGCCCCTTAAAAAGGGGCTTAAGCATATATATCAAGCTTTAAATATGTCCTGGAGTAATTTATCTCAATTTTATCAAAGCTACTTTGGCTAACTGGCTGGATGGACTTGGTAGTTTGAGTATCAGTAGAGCTGGTATCTGTGTTACTATTTGTAGCACTTATACTAAGCTCTTCTTTGGCATATTCTATACTTAAGAGATTTTTTTCTTCATCTTTTTGTTTAGCTATCTGCTTTTCTAGCTCTATTTGAGCGAAATTTAATGCAGGTTTGCCAAAATACTTAAGCTTCGTATCAACCATCACTCCGCAAACTTCTATAATAGCCATTTTTATCTACCAATTACAAATTCCAAAGCTCTTACAAGCTACTTGCTGATAAATATGCTGTTTTGGTGTTTGGCACGATTTGTAATGCCAAGATGGATAAGCTTTGCAACCTCGATAGAAATTTGCTCTATCTTCTATTTCATCTTGAGAAAATTCGTTTGAAAAAGCAACTATGGTGAAAAAACTTAAGAAAATAATTTTTCTCATATTAAATCCTCTATTTGTTGTTTAAGAGCCTATTTAAATGCCCTTAAACTCACATATCGGTAATGTTGCAAATAAATTTATTTTTTTAAATTTAAATAGCATTTTTTATTTTGAATGTGCAAATTTGTAACATTAAAAATCGATTATTAGCCACAAAAGCACTGATTAAATTTTCAAATTTATACACCCTTTTTTCTTATAAATTTATATAAAGGACAACCATAAACAGCCGTAAGCAAAGGCCATAGACCTATTAGCCACCACCAGCTTTGACATACAAATCCAAATATAAAAAATATAACCGCCGCTATAAATAATCGAATTGTCTTATCTAAATTTTTCATCTTTTTTTCCTTATACTAGTCCTCTAAGCATACCTTGCATTACCATTGGTTTAAATAAATTTAATTTTACAAACCAGTTAAGATAACTCTCCCTTGTAGCACTAAAGCAAGGCATAGAAGGCGTAGGCTTTCCGCTCCAGTTAAACTCTACCATTACAGCTTTTCCATATCTTGTCACAAAAGGGCAAGCTGTGTATCCATCATATTTTTCGCTTGGTTCTAGACCTTTTATTACATTTATCAAATTTGTTGCTAGTTTAGGATACATTTTTCTGATACTAGCTCCGGTTTTTCCGTTAGGAAAGCCACATATATCGCCGATAGCAAAGATATTTTTAAATTTCGTTGATTGTAGCGTCTCTTTATTTACACTTACCCAGTTTCCATCTGCATCACCATTTGTCACGCTAAGACCAGCTTCTTTATACATAAGTGCCGCCCTTTGTCTTGGGACAACATGAAGCCAGTCAAATTTTGCTTCTATTTGCTCTGTTGCTATTTTGTTTTGTCCATTTTCTCTGTATTTCATAGTATGTTCGAATATAGCTGTATTTCTTGCCTTATCTACTGCTATTATTTGATGATTTAGTTTGTAGTTTATATCTCTTTGCTCAAACATTTGCTCCATTACCTTAGCATAGATAGAAGATGAAAATGTTTTTGCCCCTCCGCTATATAGGCTTATAGATACCTTATCTCTATTATTTGCTAACCTTGCTCTATCTTCGCTCATCATCATCACTTTTTTATTCACACCGCTGCATTTCATAGGCGTTTTATTTTCACAAAATAGACCAATTCCACCTTTATTTGCTAATTTTTGCATAAGCTCATTTGTCTTTATAGAGCTATTTAGTAGATATACAGAGCTGATATTTGTATCATTTAGCACATCTTCATTTTTTAAGCCTTGTATCGTCTCAAAATCATACTCGACACCAGTAGCTAATACAAGATAATCATAAGTATAATCTGTTCCGTTTTGGAAACTTACGCTATTTGTGTTTGGCGATATAGAAACCACATTTTGCTTTATCCACTCTACGCCATCTGGGATATAATCTGACTTTTGAAATACCACATCATCAGCGGTATAAATCCCAGTTGCTATGAGAGTAAAACCAGGCTGATAATAAAACATTTCATCACTATCAGCCAAGGTTATCTTAGCATTTGGCAGCTCACTTCTTAGCCTTGCAGCTAAGGATATGCCAGCAAGTCCTGCTCCTATGATTAGAATTTTTGACTTTATGTCTTTGTTGTCAGCTATTTGCTGTGCGTTTAGAGATGTCGTAGCACTTAGAGCAACTGTAGTAGCCGCAAAAAGCTTTAGAGCATCTCTTCTATTTAAATCAGCCATTTTCAATCCTTTTTTGGTTTGGTTTTACAATGATAGCTGATTTAAATGTTTTTTTCAGTGACATTATCACTAAAAAATAGTGTTATTTGATTATTATTTGATTTCGTAGAAGTTTTATGCTTCCAGTTTTTTCCATCTCTTTTAGGATTCTAGATACAGCTTCTCTAGCACTTCCTAAATGCCTAGCTATCTCTTCGTGGGTTAGATTTAGTTCTTTATTTACTGCATTTTCTTGCAAAAAATCTTGAATTCGCTTAGATAATGGTAAAAAAAGTGCTTGTTGCATTACAAACACGCTATTTGCAAATCTTTTTGAGAGAAGCTCTAGCACATAGTTTGATAACTTTATATATTTTTGCTTGAGTTCAGAAAAGACTTTAGCTGGAATGACTAGTAGGCATAGTCCATCTTTTGCCTCTAGACTTATCTCAAATTGCAACGAGTCTGATATACAGCTTGAGCAAAGTATGCACTCATCATTTTGTTTTAGGTTAAAAATCGTTATCTCTTTAGCATTTTGTGAGAGTATAAAGGCCCTTAAGCTTCCGCTTTTTACGATGACAAAGCCATAGCATTTTTTCTTATTTTGATATATTACTTCATTTTTGTCAAAATTACTATAATAAGCGTTTTCTTCTATGAGTTTTATGTCTTCTTGGCTAATATCAAATGATTTAAATTTATCTCTAATCATCAATTTATCAGCATTATCTATCAAAATCCACCTGCTAAATTTGATATTCGTGTGATTTTATCACAGAAAAATTATGCAATTCTACTTATAATTGCCTAAAAAATATATTAAAGGCTGTATTTATGGATAGACGAAGTTTTTTTAAATTTAGTGCTGTTGCTGCTAGCTCTCCGCTTTTTGCAACTTCAAATTTGGAAGACAAAAAGATAATGAGCATCATCGACCTTGATCTTTGTGATGGCTGTAAAAATGAGCCTATACCGCTTTGCGTAAAAGCTTGTAGGGATAAAAATGAACCAAATTTTCCACGCCCACAAAATCCGATTATGCCATATTTTCCACAAACTAAATTTGAAGATTACCAAAATCAAAAGGATAATATCAATCGCTTAACGCCATATAACTGGACCTTTGTCGAGAGTGTCAAAGTAGGGCAAAAAGAGGTTTTTATCCCGCGTCGTTGTATGCACTGCGATAATCCACCTTGCCAAAAGCTCTGCCCTTTTGGTGTGATTAGCAAGAGTGATGAAGGTGCTGTAGATATAGATAAAAACTTCTGCTTTGGTGGGGCAAAGTGTCGTGATGCTTGTCCGTGGCAGATCCCACAAAGACAAGCTGGGGTTGGGATATATCTTAAAATCGCTCCAAAGCTAGCTGGTGGAGGTGTGATGTATAAATGCGATATGTGTGCTGATTTGCTTGCTAAAAATGAAAAGCCAAAATGCCAAATTTCTTGTCCGAAAAATGCCATTATTTTTGATAAAAAAGAGAGAATTTTAGAGCGTTTAAAAGATGAAAAAAGAGAAATTTATGGACTAAATGAAAATGGTGGGACAAGCACGGTTTATATCTCTAGTGTTAAATTTGAAGATATAGATATGGCAATTAGCCAAAAATACAAAGATAAACAAAATAAGGTTGGCACACCACATATGAGCCGTGTTGATAGCCCTTTAAAAGATTCTACCACACTTGCGACGGCTACTTTACTAGCGCCAATAGCAGGTCTCATCGGTGCTGGAATCGCTGCATATAAAGCTGGGAAAAAAGGATAAAAAATGAAAATCAAAAGACAAAATTTGCAAAACCGCATAATTCATTGGGGCGTGGCATTTAGTATATTTGGTTTGATTATGAGCGGATTATTTCAAATGCCTATCGCAAAGCGTTATAATATCAATAAAATTCCGCTTTTTGAGTGGAGTGGGGATTATTATTTTACTTTAAATTTACACTATATTTTTGCTTTTTTGCTTGTGTTTTTTGGGATATATCATATCATATTTCACACTATGAGAAGGGAATTTGATATATTTCCTAAAAAAGGAGATATGAAAAATAGCTATTTGGTTATAAAGGCTATGATTACAAAATCACACGAGCCACCATCTAGCAAATACCTGCCAGAGCAGC
The sequence above is a segment of the Campylobacter hyointestinalis subsp. lawsonii genome. Coding sequences within it:
- a CDS encoding ATP-dependent Clp protease ATP-binding subunit encodes the protein MANIFEELTDQTRSLVENSLSLAIGNKNPEALSLHMLWALVADSSSILNQIFNKTNVSKDAVLLDIKSRASKLLTSSNVSRENIKVSSELVNSLENAKAVMISLGDSYIAVDTWILGNLDKEPLKEILSKYINLIELKKELEAIRGGRTVDTQTSDETLDSLSKFGVDLTKKASDGELDPVIGRDEEITRMMQILIRKTKNNPILLGEPGVGKTAIVESLAQLIVKKAVPTSLVNKRVIALDMSALIAGAKYRGEFEDRLKAVVEEVKKAGNIILFIDEIHTIVGAGASEGSMDAANILKPALARGELHAVGATTLKEYRKYFEKDAALQRRFQPVNVAEPSVNEALQILRGIKDKLEVHHNVNITDSALVAAAKLSDRYISGRFLPDKAIDLIDEAAAELKMQIESEPYELSKAKREIETLIVEKEALKMENSDKNSERLNEIEKEVANLNEKKSGLEAKFKNEKAVFNGISEAKKQIESLKNEAELAKRNNAYEKAAEIEYGKIPEASAKIKELEAKWEEMKKDGVLLKNEVDEDMVAGILSKWTGISVKRMLTSEKEKFLQVEEYLRRNVVGQDAALHALSRAIKRNKAGLSSQNRPIGSFLFLGPTGVGKTESAKALARFLFDDEKALIRFDMSEYMEKHSVSRLLGAPPGYVGYDEGGQLTEAVRRKPYSVILFDEVEKAHKDVFNILLGILDDGRATDNKGVTVDFKNTIIILTSNIGSSAISNLSGDERENAVKDALKEYFKPEFLNRLDDCVIFNPLGANELSGIVSIMFKELEATLQNRGIKAVLDDSAKEFIAKAGFDPVYGARPLRRALYELVEDKLAEMILKDELKSGDSIKISAINDEIVVNLVG
- a CDS encoding YgaP family membrane protein, which produces MKNLDKTIRLFIAAVIFFIFGFVCQSWWWLIGLWPLLTAVYGCPLYKFIRKKGV
- a CDS encoding NAD(P)/FAD-dependent oxidoreductase, whose protein sequence is MADLNRRDALKLFAATTVALSATTSLNAQQIADNKDIKSKILIIGAGLAGISLAARLRSELPNAKITLADSDEMFYYQPGFTLIATGIYTADDVVFQKSDYIPDGVEWIKQNVVSISPNTNSVSFQNGTDYTYDYLVLATGVEYDFETIQGLKNEDVLNDTNISSVYLLNSSIKTNELMQKLANKGGIGLFCENKTPMKCSGVNKKVMMMSEDRARLANNRDKVSISLYSGGAKTFSSSIYAKVMEQMFEQRDINYKLNHQIIAVDKARNTAIFEHTMKYRENGQNKIATEQIEAKFDWLHVVPRQRAALMYKEAGLSVTNGDADGNWVSVNKETLQSTKFKNIFAIGDICGFPNGKTGASIRKMYPKLATNLINVIKGLEPSEKYDGYTACPFVTRYGKAVMVEFNWSGKPTPSMPCFSATRESYLNWFVKLNLFKPMVMQGMLRGLV
- a CDS encoding Crp/Fnr family transcriptional regulator, whose translation is MIDNADKLMIRDKFKSFDISQEDIKLIEENAYYSNFDKNEVIYQNKKKCYGFVIVKSGSLRAFILSQNAKEITIFNLKQNDECILCSSCISDSLQFEISLEAKDGLCLLVIPAKVFSELKQKYIKLSNYVLELLSKRFANSVFVMQQALFLPLSKRIQDFLQENAVNKELNLTHEEIARHLGSAREAVSRILKEMEKTGSIKLLRNQIIIK
- a CDS encoding 4Fe-4S dicluster domain-containing protein, which produces MDRRSFFKFSAVAASSPLFATSNLEDKKIMSIIDLDLCDGCKNEPIPLCVKACRDKNEPNFPRPQNPIMPYFPQTKFEDYQNQKDNINRLTPYNWTFVESVKVGQKEVFIPRRCMHCDNPPCQKLCPFGVISKSDEGAVDIDKNFCFGGAKCRDACPWQIPQRQAGVGIYLKIAPKLAGGGVMYKCDMCADLLAKNEKPKCQISCPKNAIIFDKKERILERLKDEKREIYGLNENGGTSTVYISSVKFEDIDMAISQKYKDKQNKVGTPHMSRVDSPLKDSTTLATATLLAPIAGLIGAGIAAYKAGKKG
- a CDS encoding formate dehydrogenase subunit gamma produces the protein MKIKRQNLQNRIIHWGVAFSIFGLIMSGLFQMPIAKRYNINKIPLFEWSGDYYFTLNLHYIFAFLLVFFGIYHIIFHTMRREFDIFPKKGDMKNSYLVIKAMITKSHEPPSSKYLPEQRLAYIAIAFTILMLAVTGLIKTYKNLLGFDISNELYFWAAQLHNLGMVMIILLIIAHLMAFIPKANRKLLPSMFSGKVDAKYTIQRHSLWKDGVDEAKKLNLKEEKDG